From the genome of Cedecea lapagei, one region includes:
- a CDS encoding TonB-dependent receptor plug domain-containing protein — MKPGISYLCASMSLALAQPALGDRETDSMTVWSSPVSATTDILGQETMEKLDKKNVAEALATVPGVTLQKTGNRNERQVKVRGFDSRQVPVFLDGVPIYVPYDGNFDLGRILTSDTATLEVSKDYSSLLQGPNQMGGSINITTQKPGQPLAGRLGYRQGWSRGNANAQEMHSSLGISNDLGFVQLSGSRLKQDYLGLPHGVGSAAIGDSGRMINSAAKDSNGVMKIGFTPRANDEYTFTYINQDGEKESPPYAGSLQAPRYWQWPQYDKESYYYQGTTHLGERFTLKSRLYHDSFKNTLLLHNTLKDLQRQSGSYSHYADFSTGGGIQLSAEVGKSDLLSFAVNWKNDTHREKGAPAAPYDRYRDRTWSIASEYQWAATRNMDIVSGISYDWRDSVQGMKHEKNGSLTFYENNSRMAFNWQVLARYHFDVQDTLSFALSDRTRFPTLKERYTTSRPAMNQIALVNPQLKPERAQNVALTWSGQINNDWRYETSVWYNRISDAILSKSISDELIQNQNSGRIDYSGIDAGINGSPFSALDVGIGYGLIHAEVKSGEVGKVTGQPTQTLLSWLTLRPRDALSITLSEEARTASYSSSSGKQKAAGFAVTHLRVDYDVGHGVSVNASVNNLFDSKYAYSEGFIEEGRNLWAGIDYKF, encoded by the coding sequence ATGAAACCAGGAATAAGCTATCTTTGTGCCTCCATGTCGCTGGCGCTGGCACAGCCGGCACTCGGCGATCGGGAAACGGACAGCATGACGGTCTGGTCAAGCCCGGTCTCTGCCACCACCGATATCCTCGGCCAGGAGACGATGGAAAAGCTGGATAAAAAGAATGTCGCAGAAGCTCTGGCAACCGTACCCGGCGTTACGCTACAAAAAACAGGTAACCGGAACGAGCGCCAGGTCAAAGTGCGAGGTTTTGACAGCCGCCAGGTGCCTGTTTTTCTCGACGGCGTTCCCATCTATGTTCCCTACGACGGAAACTTCGATTTAGGCCGTATTTTAACCTCTGATACGGCCACTCTCGAGGTGTCGAAAGACTACTCCTCCCTGCTACAGGGGCCAAACCAGATGGGCGGATCCATCAATATTACCACCCAAAAACCCGGTCAACCGCTGGCAGGACGGCTGGGCTATCGCCAGGGCTGGAGCCGTGGCAACGCCAATGCACAAGAGATGCACTCATCTTTAGGCATCAGTAATGACCTGGGATTTGTTCAGCTTAGCGGCAGCAGATTAAAACAAGACTACCTCGGCCTGCCGCACGGCGTCGGCAGCGCTGCAATCGGGGATAGCGGCAGGATGATTAACTCAGCGGCCAAGGATAGCAACGGCGTAATGAAAATCGGATTTACGCCCCGGGCTAACGACGAGTACACCTTTACTTATATTAATCAGGACGGTGAAAAAGAGAGCCCGCCTTATGCCGGCTCCCTGCAGGCGCCTCGCTACTGGCAGTGGCCGCAGTATGACAAAGAGAGCTATTACTATCAGGGCACAACGCATTTAGGCGAACGTTTCACGCTAAAAAGCCGTCTCTATCACGACAGTTTTAAAAATACGCTGCTGCTACACAACACGCTGAAAGATTTGCAGAGACAGAGTGGAAGCTACAGCCACTACGCGGACTTCAGCACCGGCGGCGGCATACAACTCTCGGCGGAGGTAGGTAAAAGCGATCTCCTCTCCTTTGCCGTTAACTGGAAAAATGACACACACAGGGAGAAAGGCGCTCCGGCCGCACCGTACGATCGCTATCGGGATCGTACCTGGTCCATTGCCAGCGAATATCAGTGGGCGGCGACCCGGAATATGGACATCGTCAGCGGCATAAGTTACGACTGGCGCGACAGCGTTCAGGGAATGAAACATGAAAAAAATGGCAGCCTGACCTTCTATGAAAACAACAGTCGAATGGCATTTAACTGGCAGGTTTTGGCCCGATATCATTTTGACGTTCAGGATACACTCTCATTTGCACTGTCTGACCGCACCCGATTCCCTACGCTCAAGGAGCGGTATACCACCTCCAGGCCAGCAATGAACCAAATCGCGCTGGTTAACCCTCAGCTTAAACCGGAGCGGGCACAAAACGTGGCCCTGACCTGGAGCGGGCAGATCAACAACGACTGGCGCTATGAAACCAGCGTCTGGTACAACCGCATCAGCGACGCCATTTTGTCAAAATCCATCAGCGATGAGTTAATCCAGAACCAGAATAGCGGGCGTATTGACTACAGCGGGATAGATGCAGGCATTAACGGCAGCCCATTTAGCGCGCTCGACGTGGGGATCGGCTATGGCCTTATTCACGCTGAGGTTAAATCCGGAGAGGTGGGTAAAGTGACGGGTCAGCCAACCCAGACCCTGCTGTCATGGCTGACGCTCAGGCCGCGGGACGCCCTGAGTATCACCCTGTCGGAAGAGGCACGCACAGCCAGCTACAGCAGCAGCAGCGGTAAACAGAAAGCTGCGGGATTCGCCGTTACGCATCTGCGGGTGGACTATGATGTGGGTCATGGGGTTAGCGTTAACGCCTCGGTGAACAACCTGTTCGACAGCAAGTATGCCTACAGTGAAGGATTTATTGAGGAAGGCCGTAATCTGTGGGCCGGTATCGACTATAAGTTTTGA
- a CDS encoding TonB-dependent siderophore receptor, translating to MIKAFTVRRSALLCALALIAPVCASAEETLTVSARPVDTATSPTMGYTATTTRGATKTDEPLITTGQSISVVTRQQMEDQGAQTINGALNYTPGVFTGFSGGATRYDTVALRGFHGGDVNNIFLDGLRLMSDAGSFNVVQVDPWFLERLDIIKGPSSALYGQTVPGGLVMETSKRPQFVEEGHVQAMYGNHNTNGTAFDYTNAINDQWAFRLTGLTKNSDTQYENTRDERYALSPSLLWQPDDATSLLLRAYLEKDPSGGYHGSVPGDGSLYTTTGRKLDTGFSDVQPGDDAFKRHQQIYSYEFAHAFDDIWSFRSNASYTHSNVALRQAYQIGWADDAHNELSRYYSGENSSLDGWAIDNQLEADFATGELQHKVVLGGEYHRFTNNLTDGTGYTTNLNPWTGVSGGTGGYYYYDPRDTSYQTINQGLLIKAGRRQYEQTGAYLQDEMKWDRWHMTLSGRYDHLVTKSHLVATAIDSDVTDNRTDNHFSGRASLLYAFDNGISPYVSYSQAVTPQVLSDAEGKLLKPTTAEQYEAGVKYQPAGTSDLYSAAVYDLTQKDVGNRNVQGGYFEPAGKVHSQGLELEARTQLTPRLSTIASYTLNRVRYKDAIDGNEGNTPYVTPNQMASLWSTFKADFGISLGAGIRYIGQQWADNENTLRVPSATLLDAMVRADMGAWTPSLKGAFVQLNATNLTGRDYVAGCYGKGYCYWGAERSVIATVGYDF from the coding sequence ATGATCAAGGCTTTTACCGTAAGGCGCTCCGCTTTACTCTGCGCGCTTGCCCTCATCGCCCCTGTTTGTGCATCGGCTGAAGAAACGCTGACCGTCAGCGCCAGACCTGTCGATACAGCAACCTCACCCACAATGGGTTACACCGCCACCACCACCCGGGGCGCAACAAAAACCGACGAACCGTTGATAACCACCGGGCAAAGCATTTCCGTCGTGACCCGGCAACAAATGGAAGACCAGGGCGCACAGACGATTAACGGCGCGCTGAACTATACTCCTGGCGTGTTTACCGGCTTCTCCGGCGGCGCAACGCGCTACGATACCGTTGCGCTTCGCGGCTTTCACGGTGGTGACGTAAATAACATCTTCCTTGATGGCCTGCGCCTGATGAGCGATGCGGGCAGCTTTAACGTTGTGCAGGTCGATCCCTGGTTCCTGGAGCGACTCGATATTATTAAAGGCCCTTCTTCCGCGCTCTACGGCCAGACCGTGCCGGGCGGCCTGGTGATGGAAACCTCTAAACGTCCACAGTTTGTGGAAGAAGGCCACGTGCAGGCGATGTACGGCAACCACAATACCAACGGCACGGCGTTTGATTACACCAACGCGATTAATGACCAGTGGGCATTTCGTCTCACCGGCCTGACCAAAAATAGCGATACCCAGTATGAAAACACGCGCGACGAGCGCTACGCCCTCTCGCCTTCTCTGCTGTGGCAGCCAGATGACGCAACCTCCCTGCTGCTGAGAGCTTACCTGGAAAAAGATCCGTCCGGCGGCTACCACGGTTCGGTTCCGGGCGACGGCAGCCTTTACACCACGACAGGACGCAAGCTTGATACAGGCTTCTCTGACGTGCAGCCGGGCGATGACGCTTTCAAACGCCACCAGCAAATCTACAGCTACGAATTTGCTCACGCCTTCGACGATATCTGGTCTTTCCGCTCGAACGCCAGCTATACCCACTCTAACGTGGCGCTGCGTCAGGCCTATCAAATTGGCTGGGCAGATGACGCGCATAACGAACTTTCACGCTATTACAGCGGCGAAAACTCCTCGCTGGATGGCTGGGCTATCGACAACCAGCTTGAAGCCGACTTTGCTACCGGCGAACTCCAGCATAAAGTGGTGCTTGGCGGTGAATATCACCGGTTTACTAACAACCTGACTGACGGAACCGGCTACACCACTAACCTGAATCCGTGGACCGGTGTTTCCGGCGGCACAGGCGGTTACTACTATTACGACCCTCGCGACACCAGCTACCAGACTATCAATCAGGGATTGCTGATCAAGGCTGGCCGCCGCCAGTACGAGCAAACCGGGGCTTATCTGCAGGATGAGATGAAATGGGACCGCTGGCATATGACGCTGTCTGGCCGCTACGACCATCTGGTCACCAAAAGCCATCTGGTGGCGACTGCAATCGACAGCGACGTGACGGACAACCGTACGGACAACCACTTTAGCGGCCGCGCTTCCCTGCTGTACGCCTTTGATAACGGCATTTCTCCGTATGTCAGCTACAGTCAGGCCGTTACGCCGCAGGTGCTATCCGATGCCGAAGGCAAGCTGCTGAAACCCACCACGGCCGAACAGTACGAAGCCGGGGTAAAATACCAGCCTGCGGGCACCAGCGATTTGTATAGCGCCGCCGTTTACGATCTGACCCAGAAAGACGTGGGTAACCGTAACGTTCAGGGCGGATATTTCGAACCTGCGGGCAAAGTGCATTCCCAGGGACTTGAGCTGGAAGCGCGTACCCAGCTGACACCACGCCTGTCGACAATCGCCAGCTATACCCTCAACCGCGTGCGCTACAAAGATGCGATCGACGGCAACGAAGGCAACACCCCGTACGTAACACCTAATCAGATGGCGAGCCTGTGGAGTACCTTCAAAGCCGATTTCGGCATCAGCCTGGGCGCGGGCATTCGCTACATCGGCCAACAGTGGGCCGACAACGAAAACACCCTGCGGGTCCCATCCGCAACGCTGCTGGATGCCATGGTTAGGGCAGATATGGGCGCATGGACGCCGTCGCTGAAAGGCGCGTTTGTTCAGCTCAATGCGACAAACCTGACGGGCCGTGACTATGTGGCGGGCTGCTACGGTAAAGGTTATTGCTACTGGGGGGCGGAACGCTCGGTTATTGCGACCGTGGGATACGATTTCTAA
- a CDS encoding GlsB/YeaQ/YmgE family stress response membrane protein — protein sequence MGILAWIIFGLIAGVVAKLIMPGKDGGGIILTCILGIVGAVVGGWVATALHLGGPVTGFNWPSFFVAVVGAIIVLAIFRMVRR from the coding sequence ATGGGTATCCTGGCCTGGATTATTTTTGGTCTTATCGCGGGTGTGGTGGCTAAGCTGATTATGCCTGGCAAAGACGGCGGCGGTATTATCCTCACCTGTATCCTGGGGATCGTGGGTGCGGTGGTAGGTGGCTGGGTGGCAACGGCCTTGCACCTTGGCGGACCGGTAACCGGCTTTAACTGGCCAAGTTTTTTTGTGGCGGTGGTTGGCGCCATTATTGTGCTGGCGATTTTCAGGATGGTACGACGCTAA